A genomic stretch from Gorilla gorilla gorilla isolate KB3781 chromosome 20, NHGRI_mGorGor1-v2.1_pri, whole genome shotgun sequence includes:
- the SNRNP70 gene encoding U1 small nuclear ribonucleoprotein 70 kDa isoform X1, protein MTQFLPPNLLALFAPRDPIPYLPPLEKLPHEKHHNQPYCGIAPYIREFEDPRDAPPPTRAETREERMERKRREKIERRQQEVETELKMWDPHNDPNAQGDAFKTLFVARVNYDTTESKLRREFEVYGPIKRIHMVYSKRSGKPRGYAFIEYEHERDMHSAYKHADGKKIDGRRVLVDVERGRTVKGWRPRRLGGGLGGTRRGGADVNIRHSGRDDTSRYDERPGPSPLPHRDRDRDRERERRERSRERDKERERRRSRSRDRRRRSRSRDKEERRRSRERSKDKDRDRKRRSSRSRERARRERERKEELRGGGGDMAEPSEAGDAPPDDGPPGELGPDGPDGPEEKGRDRDRERRRSHRSERERRRDRDRDRDRDREHKRGERGSERGRDEARGGGGGQDNGLEGLGNDSRDMYMESEGGDGYLAPENGYLMEAAPE, encoded by the exons ATGACCCAGTTCCTGCCGCCCAACCTTCTGGCCCTCTTTGCCCCCCGTGACCCTATTCCATATCTGCCACCCCTGGAGAAACTGCCACATGAAAAACACCACAATCAACCTTATTGTGGCATTGCGCCGTACATTCGAGAGTTTGAG GACCCTCGAGATGCCCCTCCTCCAACTCGTGCCGAAACCCGAGAGGAGCGCATGGAGAGGAAA AGACGGGAAAAGATTGAGCGGCGACAGCAAGAAGTGGAGACAGAGCTTAAAATGT GGGACCCTCACAATGATCCCAATGCTCAGGGGGATGCCTTCAAGACTCTCTTCGTGGCGAGAGTG AATTATGACACAACAGAATCCAAGCTCCGGAGAGAGTTTGAGGTGTACGGACCTATCAAAAGA ATACACATGGTCTACAGTAAGCGGTCAGGAAAGCCCCGTGGCTATGCCTTCATCGAGTACGAACACGAGCGAGACATGCACT CCGCTTACAAACACGCAGATGGCAAGAAGATTGATGGCAGGAGGGTCCTTGTGGACGTGGAGAGGGGCCGAACCGTGAAGGGCTGGAGGCCCCGGCGGCTAG GAGGAGGCCTCGGTGGTACCAGAAGAGGAGGGGCTGATGTGAACATCCGGCATTCAGGCCGCGATGACACCTCCCGCTACGATGAGAG GCCCGGCCCCTCCCCGCTTCCGCACAGGGACCGGGACCGGGACCGTGAGCGGGAGCGCAGAGAGCGGAGCCGGGAGCGAGACAAGGAGCGAGAACGGCGACGCTCCCGCTCTCGGGACCGGCGGAGGCGCTCACGGAGTCGCGACAAGGAGGAGCGGAGGCGCTCCAGGGAGCGGAGCAAGGACAAGGACCGGGACCGGAAGCGGCGAAGCAGCCGGAGTCGGGAGCGGGCCCGGCGGGAGCGGGAGCGCAAGGAGGAGCTGCGTGGCGGCGGTGGCGACATGGCGGAGCCCTCCGAGGCGGGTGACGCGCCCCCTGATGATGGGCCTCCAGGGGAGCTCGGGCCTGACGGCCCTGACGGTCCAGAGGAAAAGGGCCGGGATCGTGACCGGGAGCGACGGCGGAGCCACCGGAGTGAGCGCGAGCGGCGCCGGGACCGGGATCGTGACCGTGACCGTGACCGCGAGCACAAACGGGGGGAGCGGGGCAGTGAGCGGGGCAGGGATGAGGCCCGAGGTGGGGGCGGTGGCCAGGACAACGGGCTGGAGGGTCTGGGCAACGACAGCCGAGACATGTACATGGAGTCAGAGGGCGGCGACGGCTACCTGGCTCCGGAGAATGGGTATTTGATGGAGGCTGCGCCGGAGTGA
- the LIN7B gene encoding protein lin-7 homolog B isoform X1 yields MAALVEPLGLERDVSRAVELLERLQRSGELPPQKLQALQRVLQSRFCSAIREVYEQLYDTLDITGSAEIRAHATAKSVEGEQHEKAVELLKAAQGSVKLVVRYTPRVLEEMEARFEKMRSARRRQQHQSYSSLESRG; encoded by the exons ATGGCTGCGCTGGTGGAGCCGCTGGGGCTGGAGCGGG ACGTGTCCCGGGCGGTTGAGCTCCTCGAGCGGCTCCAGCGCAGCGGGGAGCTGCCGCCGCAGAAGCTGCAGGCCCTCCAGCGAGTTCTGCAGAGCCGCTTCTGCTCCGCtatccgagag GTGTATGAGCAGCTTTATGACACGCTGGACATCACCGGCAGCGCCGAGATCCGAGCCCATGCCACAGCCAAG AGCGTTGAGGGTGAGCAGCATGAGAAGGCGGTGGAGCTGCTGAAGGCGGCCCAGGGCTCGGTGAAGCTGGTTGTCCGTTACACACCGCGAGTGCTGGAGGAGATGGAGGCCCGGTTCGAGAAGATGCGCTCTGCCCGCCGGCGCCAACAGCATCAGAGCTACTC GTCCTTGGAGTCTCGAGGTTGA
- the LIN7B gene encoding protein lin-7 homolog B isoform X2, whose product MAALVEPLGLERDVSRAVELLERLQRSGELPPQKLQALQRVLQSRFCSAIREVYEQLYDTLDITGSAEIRAHATAKATVAAFTASEGHAHPRVVELPKTDEGLGFNIMGGKEQNSPIYISRVIPGGVADRHGGLKRGDQLLSVNGVSVEGEQHEKAVELLKAAQGSVKLVVRYTPRVLEEMEARFEKMRSARRRQQHQSYSSLESRG is encoded by the exons ATGGCTGCGCTGGTGGAGCCGCTGGGGCTGGAGCGGG ACGTGTCCCGGGCGGTTGAGCTCCTCGAGCGGCTCCAGCGCAGCGGGGAGCTGCCGCCGCAGAAGCTGCAGGCCCTCCAGCGAGTTCTGCAGAGCCGCTTCTGCTCCGCtatccgagag GTGTATGAGCAGCTTTATGACACGCTGGACATCACCGGCAGCGCCGAGATCCGAGCCCATGCCACAGCCAAG GCCACAGTGGCTGCCTTCACAGCCAGCGAGGGCCACGCACATCCCAGGGTAGTGGAGCTACCCAAGACGGATGAGGGCCTAGGCTTCAACATCATGGGTGGCAAAGAGCAAAACTCGCCCATCTACATCTCCCGGGTCATCCCAGGGGGTGTGGCTGACCGCCATGGAGGCCTCAAGCGTGGGGATCAACTGTTGTCGGTGAACGGTGTG AGCGTTGAGGGTGAGCAGCATGAGAAGGCGGTGGAGCTGCTGAAGGCGGCCCAGGGCTCGGTGAAGCTGGTTGTCCGTTACACACCGCGAGTGCTGGAGGAGATGGAGGCCCGGTTCGAGAAGATGCGCTCTGCCCGCCGGCGCCAACAGCATCAGAGCTACTC GTCCTTGGAGTCTCGAGGTTGA
- the C20H19orf73 gene encoding putative uncharacterized protein C19orf73 homolog: MRLKVGFQGGGSFRKDALCLEGGVSARWARAPHSAPLRPPRELHAAPPPATPTQTVVRPAGFPRRTRLMVRSAPPTQRPPTGSGCVSGLWRKGLGLRPRTLLRVGGVVLSSAPALRPRLGPCLRPPPSD, encoded by the coding sequence ATGAGGCTAAAGGTTGGATTTCAAGGCGGGGGCAGCTTCCGGAAAGACGCGCTGTGTTTGGAAGGTGGAGTGAGCGCCCGGTGGGCGAGGGCACCTCATTCTGCACCCCTGCGCCCGCCTCGGGAACTGCACGCGGCACCCCCACCCGCGACTCCCACGCAGACAGTAGTGCGGCCTGCAGGGTTCCCCCGGCGGACGAGGCTAATGGTTCGCTCCGCCCCGCCCACACAGAGGCCGCCCACTGGCTCCGGCTGCGTTTCAGGACTCTGGAGGAAGGGACTTGGCCTTCGCCCTCGGACGCTCTTAAGGGTAGGCGGCGTTGTCCTCAGTTCTGCCCCTGCACTCAGACCCAGACTGGGTCCCTGCCTCCGCCCTCCGCCCTCGGACTAG
- the SNRNP70 gene encoding U1 small nuclear ribonucleoprotein 70 kDa isoform X2: MTQFLPPNLLALFAPRDPIPYLPPLEKLPHEKHHNQPYCGIAPYIREFEDPRDAPPPTRAETREERMERKRREKIERRQQEVETELKMWDPHNDPNAQGDAFKTLFVARVNYDTTESKLRREFEVYGPIKRIHMVYSKRSGKPRGYAFIEYEHERDMHSAYKHADGKKIDGRRVLVDVERGRTVKGWRPRRLGGGLGGTRRGGADVNIRHSGRDDTSRYDERDRDRDRERERRERSRERDKERERRRSRSRDRRRRSRSRDKEERRRSRERSKDKDRDRKRRSSRSRERARRERERKEELRGGGGDMAEPSEAGDAPPDDGPPGELGPDGPDGPEEKGRDRDRERRRSHRSERERRRDRDRDRDRDREHKRGERGSERGRDEARGGGGGQDNGLEGLGNDSRDMYMESEGGDGYLAPENGYLMEAAPE, from the exons ATGACCCAGTTCCTGCCGCCCAACCTTCTGGCCCTCTTTGCCCCCCGTGACCCTATTCCATATCTGCCACCCCTGGAGAAACTGCCACATGAAAAACACCACAATCAACCTTATTGTGGCATTGCGCCGTACATTCGAGAGTTTGAG GACCCTCGAGATGCCCCTCCTCCAACTCGTGCCGAAACCCGAGAGGAGCGCATGGAGAGGAAA AGACGGGAAAAGATTGAGCGGCGACAGCAAGAAGTGGAGACAGAGCTTAAAATGT GGGACCCTCACAATGATCCCAATGCTCAGGGGGATGCCTTCAAGACTCTCTTCGTGGCGAGAGTG AATTATGACACAACAGAATCCAAGCTCCGGAGAGAGTTTGAGGTGTACGGACCTATCAAAAGA ATACACATGGTCTACAGTAAGCGGTCAGGAAAGCCCCGTGGCTATGCCTTCATCGAGTACGAACACGAGCGAGACATGCACT CCGCTTACAAACACGCAGATGGCAAGAAGATTGATGGCAGGAGGGTCCTTGTGGACGTGGAGAGGGGCCGAACCGTGAAGGGCTGGAGGCCCCGGCGGCTAG GAGGAGGCCTCGGTGGTACCAGAAGAGGAGGGGCTGATGTGAACATCCGGCATTCAGGCCGCGATGACACCTCCCGCTACGATGAGAG GGACCGGGACCGGGACCGTGAGCGGGAGCGCAGAGAGCGGAGCCGGGAGCGAGACAAGGAGCGAGAACGGCGACGCTCCCGCTCTCGGGACCGGCGGAGGCGCTCACGGAGTCGCGACAAGGAGGAGCGGAGGCGCTCCAGGGAGCGGAGCAAGGACAAGGACCGGGACCGGAAGCGGCGAAGCAGCCGGAGTCGGGAGCGGGCCCGGCGGGAGCGGGAGCGCAAGGAGGAGCTGCGTGGCGGCGGTGGCGACATGGCGGAGCCCTCCGAGGCGGGTGACGCGCCCCCTGATGATGGGCCTCCAGGGGAGCTCGGGCCTGACGGCCCTGACGGTCCAGAGGAAAAGGGCCGGGATCGTGACCGGGAGCGACGGCGGAGCCACCGGAGTGAGCGCGAGCGGCGCCGGGACCGGGATCGTGACCGTGACCGTGACCGCGAGCACAAACGGGGGGAGCGGGGCAGTGAGCGGGGCAGGGATGAGGCCCGAGGTGGGGGCGGTGGCCAGGACAACGGGCTGGAGGGTCTGGGCAACGACAGCCGAGACATGTACATGGAGTCAGAGGGCGGCGACGGCTACCTGGCTCCGGAGAATGGGTATTTGATGGAGGCTGCGCCGGAGTGA